From a region of the Rathayibacter sp. VKM Ac-2804 genome:
- the manA gene encoding mannose-6-phosphate isomerase, class I, protein MFIPIGNTPRDYAWGSLTGISDALGTAASGRPEAELWLGAHPGSPARILDPASVGASTLAEWIAREPETALAGVAGSVDPVSGAPRLPFLLKILAAGAPLSLQAHPSSETAQRRFVEEDEAGVPRDAAERNYKDPFHKPELIYALTESFDALCGFRELVGTRALLAELAGRATGEQAAAIERFSAELDGEPAVVLRRAVSWLLADGDRDEVAALIAAVVAASEGDDRLETATVRSLAEAYPGDPGVVLSLLLNRVRLARGEVLYLPAGNIHAYLAGTGVELMAASDNVLRGGLTPKHIDVPELVDVLEFSPLPVPYLQAEEPAPGLRVYRPDVPDFLLAVVEPATDEPVRVELDGPAIAIATAGSFTVQGAEGSVTVERGGSVYITPAERALSVAGSGTLFVATV, encoded by the coding sequence GTGTTCATCCCGATCGGCAACACCCCCCGCGACTACGCCTGGGGCTCGCTCACCGGCATCTCGGACGCCCTCGGCACCGCGGCGTCCGGCCGTCCCGAGGCGGAGCTCTGGCTGGGGGCGCACCCGGGCTCGCCGGCCCGCATCCTCGACCCCGCCTCGGTCGGCGCGTCGACCCTCGCCGAGTGGATCGCCCGCGAGCCCGAGACGGCGCTCGCCGGAGTGGCGGGGTCGGTCGACCCCGTGTCCGGCGCCCCGCGGCTGCCGTTCCTGCTGAAGATCCTCGCGGCCGGTGCGCCGCTCTCGCTGCAGGCGCACCCGTCGTCGGAGACGGCGCAGCGCCGCTTCGTCGAGGAGGACGAGGCCGGCGTCCCGCGCGACGCGGCCGAGCGCAACTACAAGGACCCGTTCCACAAGCCGGAGCTGATCTACGCGCTGACGGAGAGCTTCGACGCGCTCTGCGGCTTCCGCGAGCTCGTCGGCACGCGGGCCCTCCTGGCCGAGCTGGCCGGCCGTGCGACGGGGGAGCAGGCGGCGGCGATCGAGCGGTTCTCCGCGGAGCTCGACGGCGAGCCGGCGGTCGTCCTGCGCCGGGCGGTCTCGTGGCTGCTCGCCGACGGCGACCGCGACGAGGTCGCGGCGCTGATCGCAGCGGTGGTGGCGGCGTCCGAGGGTGACGACCGGCTCGAGACCGCGACGGTGCGCTCGCTCGCCGAGGCATACCCGGGCGACCCGGGCGTCGTGCTCTCGCTGCTGCTCAACCGCGTGCGTCTCGCCCGCGGCGAAGTGCTGTACCTGCCCGCCGGCAACATCCACGCCTACCTCGCGGGCACCGGGGTCGAGCTGATGGCCGCCTCCGACAACGTCCTGCGCGGCGGGCTGACCCCCAAGCACATCGACGTGCCCGAGCTGGTCGACGTGCTCGAGTTCTCGCCGCTGCCGGTGCCCTATCTGCAGGCCGAGGAGCCGGCGCCGGGCCTGCGCGTCTACCGGCCGGACGTGCCGGACTTCCTCCTCGCCGTCGTCGAGCCGGCCACGGACGAGCCGGTGCGCGTCGAGCTCGACGGGCCGGCGATCGCGATCGCCACCGCCGGGTCGTTCACCGTGCAGGGCGCGGAGGGCTCCGTCACCGTCGAGCGCGGCGGCAGCGTCTACATCACGCCGGCCGAGCGCGCCCTCTCGGTCGCCGGCAGCGGCACCCTCTTCGTCGCCACGGTCTGA